Genomic DNA from Mycobacteroides chelonae CCUG 47445:
AAACCCGCGTCGAGCGCATCGCTCACCATGGTGCGCATCCGCGCCAGTTCCTCGGATGTGGGGCGCTCGTCGTAGTCGGTTGCCCGCGCAAGTCCCATGACCGCGGCACGGATATCAGAGTGTCCGATCAGCGTTGCGACATTGGCGCCCAACGGAAGTGACTCGATGAACTTGCGGTACCCGCGTGGCCCGTCCCAATCCTTGTGCTCCTTGAGCGCCGAGTGAACAGCGTCCCACGGCAGGGCCTCCACCCGGGCGAATAGATCTGCGACATCTTCGGGGTCGGCGTACACCGCGGACATCGAGCAGTTGCCGTAGATGACGGAGGTGACACCGTGCCGCACCGATTCGCCCAGTCCCGGGCTGACCAGCACCTCGGCGTCGTAGTGGGTGTGCACGTCGACCATGCCGGGAATGACCCACTTGCCCTGGGCATCGATGACCTCGTCGGCCTCGGCACTGGACAGATCCGGTGCCATGGCTACCACTGTGCCGCCGCGCACCCCAACGTCCAGCACTTGGCCGGGCGCACCCGTCCCGTCGAACACCAGGCCCCCGCGCACCAGCAGGTCAAATGTCGCCATAGTCGATCCACCTCATCCGATCAGCAGATCCTCAGCTTATCCCTGCTGATTCATGCCCACCCGTGAAGGCCCGGCTGCGCCTTCACGGGTGCGCCACAACGCACGAGGATCTTGCTCACGCATCGAAAAAGATGTGTACCCGATCGGATTCCGGGAGCGTCTGGCACGCCAGCGTGAACCCCTCGGCCACCTCGCTGTCGATGAGAGACTCGTTCATCAGCATCCGCGTCTTGCCCGATTGCACCGAACACATGCAGGTGGCGCAGGCGGATTCGCGACACACGTACGGCGCGTCGATGCCCGCATCCAACAACACGTCGAGCAGCTTCTTACCCGGTGGCCAGTCCAGAATGTGTGTGCTGCCGTAGATTTCGACCTCCAGGACGGTGTTCCCGGTGGCATCGCTACTAGCGACTCGGATGGCTTCGGCTGTCACTGGCCCACCGCGCGACGGCCCGGCAGTCGATCATTCAGCTCACCCTCGGAACCGAAAAGGATTCCCTGCCACTTTTCGAGCAGCTCCTCGGTGTCCACATCGTCCGGATGAAATCCAGGCCGCATGTACTCAGCGATATCGCGCATCAAACCCTTGACCAGCGGGCCTCGGTACACATCGATGGTCTGCCGCAGCACCGCCAGCGGCTTCCATCCGCTCGGATCGGTGAGGATCGATGCCAGGACGGCCAGCGTCATCAAGGGCAGCGTGCCCGCCCAAATCAGCGACATCACACCAATGCGCACTGACTCCGGGCCACCCACCGAGCGATAGACATCGAAGGCCACGGACTTGTGCTCCATCTCCTCCATGGCATGCCAGTTCAGCAGATGGTGCACCTCGGCGGACATCGGAATCTCTTGCAGCTCAGCACTGGAGAGCACCCGCTGGGCAAGCACCGCCGTGTAATGCTCGGCGGCCGCCGTCATGGCCAGATGCGCGATCTTGGGTGCACGTTTCTCCAGCGCGATGAGGAACTTCTCGCGTCGGCTGCCCTCCTCGAAATTCATGATCCGGACCAAGGGGTAGCCCATGTCGATGATCTGCTCGTTGAGCTTGCGATGTTCGCGGCCGTGCATGGCCTCCTGCCCGATGAAGCCCGCTACCCGCTTCTTCAACACCGGGTCGGTGATCTGGTCGGCGTAGTTACGCACGGACCTGATGAAGGATTCCTCGCCGGGAGGAAACGCGCCGGAAAGGAGCGACACCAAGTGACTGAAGACGATGTCGCCCTCGACGTAGTGCTTCTTCATGGGGGCCGGATCACCGAACCGGAAGTTCATCCGGCGCACCTTGGGCAACTCGCGCGCCGCGACACCTCGCCGGCCCTGCTCGACAACAGCCATGACGGAACTCCTTCCTGAGACGTCTCCATTGACGTCTGACCTGGCGATTCATATTAGTACTCTGAGTACTACTGGTAGTATCCATACCGAACCGCGTGAGCACAATAGGCAGCACGCGTGTGTCGCCCGAACCGGCAAACCACGGGCCAGGCACACGTACCATCACTGGTGATGAGAGGCGTGGAGAGTGTGAGTACAGCCATCGCGTCGAAAGTCGGCCCCGTCGCCGCCCGGCGTGGCGACCGCCGCAAGGTTGCCCGAGAAGAGTTGTTAGACGCCGCGTTTCGTGCCATCGACGCGAACGGCTCCACCGTCAGCATGGACGACATCGCCCGAGAGGCAGGAGTCGCCAAACCCAAGCTGTACCGGTATTTCGAAGACAAGGCCGACCTGCACAGTGCCGTATTGGAACGCGTGCAGGACATGGTGTGGAACGCGGCCATGGATCGGATCAATCTGATGACCGACTCGGCTCGCGAGTTGGTTGAGCACGGCGCCAACGAGTACGCCCGCATGATTTCTGATCACCCGAATGTGTTGCGCTTCATCGTGCACGGTCATTTCGTCAATTCCAGTGACGGCACCGAGCGTCTGGTGGAGACCGCGCAGCAGATGACGCACGACATCGCGGAGATACTGTCGAATGCGATCGATGACGAGACGGTGGACATCGACGACGCCGACCTGGCGGTCACCTCTGCCGCGGGCGCCATCGGCACCGCCACCGAATGGTTCCTGGGCCCCAATCAGCAACGTGCCGAACCAATGCCCATCGAGAGGTTCGTCGAGTACCTGACCACGGTGCTATCCGGACTGGCCGCGTCGATCGCCGAGTTCAACGGGCTGACGCTTGATCCGGACCAGCCGCTACACCTGGCGTTCACCAGCACACGCGGCGGCACCGCATGACCGACGGGATCCCCCTGGCACGCATCACCCGCGGCCGTGCACTGGGCAAGCTGGCGGCCGGACAGGCGGTGCGTACCGCAAGCAATCGCATCTCCATGATCGGGCGATCCGAAAAGGCGCGCGCGCTACTCGCGGAACGATCCACCCTGCAGGCAGCCGATCAGCTCGTAACCGTGCTGGGCAGCCTCAAAGGTTCGGCGATGAAGCTCGGCCAGCTGCTTTCGATGCTGGAAGTGGACATGGTGCCTGAGGCTCATCGCGAACGCTTCCGGCAGAAATTGGCGCGACTGCGCGATCAGGCTCCACGCGAACCGTTCACGGTGATGCTGCCGATCATCGAGTCCAATCTGGGGAAGCTGAACAAGAGCTTCCGCGATTTCGACGAGACTCCGGTCGCCGCCGCCTCCATCGGCCAGGTATACCGAGCAGTCCTGCACGATGGCCGCGAGGTCGCGGTGAAGGTCAAGTACCCCGGCGTGGACGACGCGGTACGCGCGGACATGCAGAATCTGGCACTCTTTACCAAATTCTGGCGCAAAGCGGTACCGACGCTGTCGAATTCGGCCTTCATGGAAGAGATCTCCATGAATTTGGAAAGCGAACTCGATTACCTGCGGGAGGCACGCACGCAACACGAGATCGCCGAACGCTATCGCGGACACCCCTTCATCGTGATCCCCGACTGTGTATCCGAGATGTGCACATCACAGGTTCTCGTGACGGAGTTCCTGGACGGCCAGTCGTTCCCTGTCATGCAGACACTCCCCGAGGATGAGCGCAACCGGATCGGTGAGCTGATTTTCCGGTTTTATATCGGATCGCTGTTCCAGGACAATGACTTCTGTGGCGACCCGCACCCGGGGAACATCCTGCGGTCGGCCGACGGCACCATCGGATTCGTGGACTTCGGTCTGTACAACCGGATGAACCCCGAACACGTTGACTTCGAACGGCACATCATGCGCGCCGCCACCGAAGGCCGCGCCGAGGACATGTATGAAGCGATGGTGTCGCGCGGGATCATCGACCCGCATGCAGACGTCAGCCCACAGGACTGTCTGGAGTACTGCCACGCGGCTTCGGGATGGAACCTCGTCGACGAGGAGATGACCATTACCCCAGAAATTGCTTCCAGCGCAATGATTCTCGCGGTCGACCCGCGTTCCAGCGAGTTCTCCGGCATGCGCCGCCAAAACCTGCCTCCCGAGCACATCTTCTCTCGCCGTGCGGATTTCTACACCTTCGGCGTACTCGGACAGCTCAATGTCACCGGCAACTGGCATCGCATCGCCCGCGAGTGGATCTACGGCGAGCCACCCGTCACGGAGATCGGTACCGCCATCGCCAAGTGGCGCGCCGCGCGCTAGCGCAGCAATCGGTCGATCGCGCGGCCGAACATCCACTGCCCGCCTATCTTCGCCAATCGGTCGAAGACCCGGGGCAGACCTCGAACATTCACATCCTCGGTCCAAACCACACGTGCACCGCCGCCCTGGGCATGCACCTCGATCTCGGCCCACCCCAGGATCAGGCTCCCCGTCTTCTCCAATCGGCAACGACCGGGACTCCCCGAGCGCGGCGGCTCCCATCGGGTAACTGTCATCGGGTCGTCAAAACCTATGGCCCCTAACCCTGTTCGCCCCACGAACGTGGTGCCGACCCGCGCCGGCGGATCGCTGGTCACCGACACCGTTGTCAGCGGGATGTGCTCGCTATGCCGTGGCCAGTCGGTGATGCGCGCGAACGCTTCAGCCACGGACAGCGCGCTGGTGCGCTCTATTCGGAGAAGGGCCATAAGCCAAACAACTTCGAGGTCGCCTTCTGTCCACGCAACGCAATGATGGTGTCTGCCAAAGTTTCTCCCGGATCGCGGTAGGTTATCCCGAGTTCGCGCTCACTGGGCGAGTCGTCGGACGCGGGCATCTGTGTGTAGTACTGCATGCCTGCCTCGGTCATCGGGGTACCCAGCGGCACATATCGGCCGACCTGATCCATCACCGTTCCCGCCACGCGCAGCACGGAGTCAGGCACCGGAACGGCCAGCACCGTACTGCCCGCCGCCTCGGTCAACAGATTCACCAACTCGTCCACCTCCAGCCGATGACCCCCCGCGGTGTAGCGCCGCGGGCCGTGCCCGGTCTCCAGCAGAGCGGCATGCAAGGCGGCCAGATCTCGGACGTCGACCACCAACCACGCCGCACTGCGTCCCGGGACCGACCTCATCAACAGTGCCCAGCGCACGCCCTCGGCCGCCTCACCGAACTGATCCCCGGCGGGAGGTCCGAGCACCATGCCCGGGTAGGTGATGGTCACCGGTGCGCCAGAGGCCTGCAGCTCGCGCACGTACAGCTCGACCCGCGCCTTGGACTGCCCGTATCCGTCGCTGCCTCCCGCGGCGGGCAGGTCGGCCTCGAACGTCCGCAGACCCGGCCGGAACAACGCAGTGATGCTCGAAACGTGCACTATCGGGTCCAGACCACGATCAACAGCCGTGCCAAGAACGTTCTGGGTGCCCTCCAGATTGATGGCCATCATCCGGTCGGCTTCGGTGGGATCGGTGCTGACCATGGCCGCGCTGTGCAGCACCGCATCGCACCCGTCGAGCGCGGTCTCGACCGACTCCCGGTCGGTGATGTCGCCGACGGTGTAGTCGGATACATCGACCCCCAGCGTCGCCACCGTGGTGTGCAACCGGGCTTCCTTGCGCACCAGAAAACGGACCTGATGCCCGGCATCGGCAATAGCCTTCGCCGTCCACCCGCCCACGAATCCGGTACCGCCCGTGACCAATACGCGCATCCTCACGTCCCCTCCGGCTTGGCGGACCGCTCCAATCAGGACATGGTAGGTCCTCGGCGACCTCCTACCGGGCGAATACGGAAGAGCCATGTGGCACCGTCCCCGGCACGGCGTGTGCCAAGATCGCTGGGTGCGTCTACGCCCCGCCCTCCAGCTCCTCGCCGTTCTCGCCGCCATAGCCATGGCCTGGGCGCCAACCGCGACTGCGCAACCCGAGCGCGTGGCGCCCATCGGGCACATCGGCGAGACACTGCATTTCGATTACGGCACCATCGGCGCCGATGTCACCGTGCACAACATCGAACCCACCGGGGTTCCTGCCGGAATGGCTCCCCCGCGCGGCATCATCTGGAAGGCGTACGTCACCATCCGTCCGACCAAGGTGCCCAACGCGTACGCGTTGCTGATGGCACTCAAGCTCGGCGGCATCTCACCGGAGACGGGCGATGCCTACGAGCCGCAACGCACCGATGAGCCTGACGATCTGAACTACGCGCTGCGCAACGCCCCGCAGGGTTCGACCGTGAGCGGAGCGGTGTACTGGGATGTTTATCGCGGACCGGTACGCCACATCGTGCTGCGGTCGTCTCAAACCCAGGTTCACCTGGCCCAGTGGGACCTCTGATACACCGCGCGCGAGCTGCTCAGCGGGGCTGGAACAGGTAATTCCGGAAGGTCTCGGTGACCTTGTCCACCGGCCGCCAAGAGTCGGCGCTCCACACCGACATCCGGTAATCCCGCGCCGTGAACCACGCGACAATGTCCTCGGCGGTGCGCCCGAACCGCTCCATGTGGCGATCCTCGACCTCCAGCATCATCGCCGGTCGGGTGCGCTCAAGGGTCTTCTCGCCGCTGACCAGAACGTCAAGTTCGGCGCCCTCGACATCGATCTTCACGAAATCGATCCGCTTGATGCTCAGCCGGTCACAGAACCCGTCGAACGTCTCGGTGTCGACAACCACTCGGATGTGCTCATCGAACTCGGCGTTTGAGCCCAGCCCGTCGGCCCCGGCATCGACGAAGGACCGGCCGGTAATGGGCTTGCCGTTGCGCAGCGGAACGCTCATGACCTGTTCACCTGGATTGGTCCCCAGCGCCACGGCATGCCGGCGCACGTTCTGCGCACTGCGTAGACCCAGGGCCGCCGACGAGGTGGCATGGGCGAACCGCAGCGGCTCCAGGCTGTACACCAGACCATCGGCACCCACCAGGCGCGCCAGCTCCGCCGTGTAGAAACCGGCAGCCGCACCCACGTCCAGACACACATCCCCGGGCTTGACCACCTGTGCGATACCCACCAGCTCGGTTTCCACCCAGGGGGTGGTGCGGGCGAGTGTGCGCAGGCCCTGCCCCACCACGGCGTCACGAATCTCGCCGAAGGCCGTCACGCGCCGCGTCATATGGTGCTCCTCAGGGTTGGTCATCAACATGGGTCGCAGTCTCGGAACCGCGCCAAGTATAGGTAGCGTGCCGGTCATGCCGATTCAGGTCAGCACCGCGACGGCTGCCGACAGCGCTGAAGTCGCGGCCGTCGCCGCCCGCACCTTCCCGCTCGCCTGTCCCCCCTCCTCGACCCCGGAGGACATCGCGGCATTCATCGCGGCCAATCTCAGCACGAGCAACTTCGACGAGTACATCCGAGAACATCGGGTACTGGCAGCACGCGAGAACGACGTCATCGTCGGGTACGCGATGCTCGTGGACGGCGTCGCCGAGGATCCCGACGTGCAGCGGGCCGTCACCCTGCGGCCCGCGATGCAGCTCTCCAAGATGTATGTGCTGCCCGAATTCCATCAGGCCGGTGTGGCGGGCGCGCTGATGGACGCGGCACTTACCGAAGCCGCCGCGCGCGGCGCGACGGGAGTCTGGCTGGGCGTCAACCAGGAAAATGAACGCGCGCAGCGCTTTTACGCCAAACACGGCTTCAACCGCAGCGGTACCAAAACATTCCAGGTGGGTGAGCGTCTGGAGAAGGACTACGTGATGCAGCGGGTCATAGAGAACTCGGTAGCGGCGCCGCGCTGAGCGCCAATAGCCGCGAGGTGGCACGCAGGTACTTCTTGCGGAAACCGCCGGCCACCATCTCGTCATCGAAGATCGTGTCCAGCTTCGCCCCCGAGGCCTCGACCGGAATGCCCGCGTCGTACAGACGGTCCGTCAGGGCGACGATCCGTAGCGCCACCGCCTGATCGTGCACCTGCTCCACGCCCGCGATGAACACCGCTGTCACCCCTTCGATCAGCGTCAGATACCGCGACGGATGCATGCTCGCCAGGTGCCGGCACAGATCGTCGAACTGGTCGAAAGTGGCACCGTCGATGGATGCCGCCAGCTCACGAAGCTCGTCATCGGTGTGGGGCTCGGGAGCCGGCGGTAGGTCGCGGTGCCGGTAATCGGGCCCCTCGACCCGCACCGTGTTGAAGATCGCCGACAGCGTGTTGATCTCACGCAGGAAGTCCTGTGCCGCGAACCGACCCTCACCGAGCTGCTCGGGCAGCGTGTTGGAGGTCGCGGCGATCGACACGCCGCGCGCCACCAGCTCCGAGAGCAGCCGCGACACCAGCGTGGTGTTGCCCGGGTCATCCAGCTCGAACTCATCGATGCACACCACCGTGTAGTCCGACAGCAGCTCGATGCACTCCAGGAAGCCGAAAACGCCCGCTACCTGTGTCAATTCCCCGAAGCTCGCAAACGCCTTGGGGCCGGGAACGGTGTGATAGATGGACGCCAAGAGGTGCGTCTTACCGACACCGAACCCGCCGTCGAGATAGATCCCGACCCCGGGCAGCACCTCGCGCTTGCCGAACAGCTTCTTCTTACCCGCACGGCGGGTCGTCGCCTCCTGGGCGAAAGCGCGGCACGATTCCACCGCTGCGGCCTGCGTCGGCTCGTTGGGGTCGGGCCGGTACGAGTCGAAACTCACCGAAGTGAACGTCGGAGGCGGCACCAGCTGGGCAATCAGCCGCTCGTTGGAGACGGTGGGGTGCCGGTCAGCAAGGTGCTGGAGGGTCAATGCGGCACCGGATTGCGGATCAGTCACACGGGCAGCGTAACGGCGTGTTGAGATCTTCTTGTGGCCGACAGTGACGGTGAACAGGTGATTCGGGGCCCGGCTGGGATACAGCTCACACAGCTGACCACCGGTGCGCCCGCGGATCCCAGCGAGCTGGCAGACCTGTACGACTACCCCGACGGCAATGCACTTTGCGTGCGCGCCAACATGATTGGCAGCCTGGACGGCGCGGCGACGATGACCGGATTGTCCGGCGGACTGGGCGGCGACGGCGATCGCGCGGTGTTCGCGGCCATGCGCGCCAACGCCGATGTGATTCTCGTCGGGGCGGGCACCGTGCGGGCCGAGCGGTATCACGGCGCGCATCTGCCGGTCGGCCTGCGCCAGCGCCGCCAGGCCCGCGGGCAGGGGGAGGTTCCGGTGATTGCCGTGGTCACGGGTTCGGGAACGGTGGACCCAAGCACTCCCCTGTTCACCGAGTCGGAGATCGCGCCCATCGTGGTGACCACAGCGTCCGGAGCAGCGAACGTCGCCTCCCGCGTGTCCGGTGCGCAGGTCCTCGTTGCCGAGCATGCCGGGAAGGTCGACCTGCGCGCCGCGTTGGCGGAGCTGCACCGTCGCGGTCTGTCCCGGGTGCTGTGTGAGGGCGGTCCATCACTGCTCGGCACCCTGCTCGCGGCCGAGCTCGTCGACGAGCTGTGCCTGACGGTGGCGCCCACCACGGTCGGTGGCGGTGGGGCCCGGATCGTGTCCAGCCCCACCGAGGTACTCACGTCGTGGCGGCGGGTGTTGCTGCTCGCAGATGCGGACGGCTACCTCTTCACGCGGCACGTCCGGGCTTGAGGAACATTCACCCGATACTGTGGTCGGCATGCGTGCACGGCTGACGGGGGCGATGGCGGTTGCCGTGATACTGGCTGGGTGTGCTCCCGGCCCCTCGGCGGGACCGCATTTCGCCATGGACGAGGGCCACGGAAATGTCGGCCCCGCCACCACAGCGCCGCCGGACGGCCCGCCGTCCATCGACAAGCCGAAGGTCGACCTGTCCTGGCAGGACTGCACCCGTGAGGTGCTCGGCAGCGCCAACATCACCACGTCGCCGACATTCACGCTCGAATGCGCCGAGTACAAGGCCCCGCTGGATCCGATCAACGGCGCACCGGGCAGCGTGACCCTGGGCGCGGTGCGTGCCAAGACCTCGCAGACACCTGCCGACGCGGGCCCCCTGGTGTTCACCACCGGCTCGGATCTCCCCTCCTCGGTGCAGCTGGCGACATGGCTCAATGGCCCCGGTGCACAGGTGCTCAAGCAACGTCCCGTCGTCGCGGTCGATCGCCGCGGTATCGGACGATCCGACGCCATCACATGCCGTGACACCTGGGATCTGCGGGATATGCGGGACTTGGCGCAAAACCGTGGCGGAGACGATCCGGTAGCGAGTCTGGGCAAGATCGTCGAGACGGCGACCACCAACTGCACCGACACCATCTCCCCCGGCGACTCCGCCTACAACGACGCGCACGCCGCAGAAGACCTGGAGGCGCTCCGCGCCCAATGGGATGTGCCCAACCTGGCGCTCCTCGGCATCGGCAGCGGTGCCCGAGTCGCACTGGCGTACGCGGGATCCCATCCCAACAAGGTCGCCCGGCTGATGCTCGACTCGCCGGTGGCCGCCGACATCACCGCCGAGGCCGCCGCCGAGCAGCGACTCAAGGGCCAGCAATCGGCATTCGACGCATTCGCGGCCCAGTGTGTGGCGAACAACTGCCCACTGGGACCCGATCCCGCGGGTGCCGTCGGCGACCTGCTGAACCGCGCTCAGAACGGCGGACTGCCGTGGTCGCGGGCGACGGTTGTCAGGGCGATCACCACCGCGTTGGCATATCCGGTCGGCGACGGCACCGCCGTCGTGCAGAACCTCGCGAATGCGCTGAACGCAGCGCGCGGCCCCGATAGCGGCGCGCTCACCCCGCTGGTGGACCGGGCCAACGCGCTGCGCGATTCCGACGGGCAGTTCGTGAACTCGTGCAGTGACTCGCTGGCACGGCCCACCCCCGACCGGGTACGCGAGCTGGTGGTGGCCTGGGGCAAGCAGTACCCGCTGTTCGGGCGCACGTCCGCCCTCGAACTGGTGAACTGCCTGCAATGGCCCAGCGGATCCAAGCCGAACCCTCCGCAGGACCTGAAGATCAACGTGCTCATCCTGGGCGGGCAACACGACCCGATCTCCGGCAGCGAGGGCGTCTCGGCGACCGCCGCGGTGATCATCAACGCCAAGGCGGCCAGCAAGCGCGTCATGTGGCAGGGCATCGGCCACGGCGCGATTGTCTACACCGGATGCGCACAGCCGCCCGCCCTGGCATATCTCAACGACGGAAAGCTCCCCGAGACCGACACGTTCTGCCCGGCCTAGTCGTACTTGCCGGAACTGCACTGGGCGCTCAAGGTACGGTGCCTGCGTGGTGTCAGTCGATACGTTCATTTCGGGCTTCAAGAATTCGTTGAAACCTCCGACCGCACCGCCATCGGTCGCGACGATCCTGCGGTCGGTGCTGTGGCCCGTCGCGATCATGTCGATCATTCACCGCGCCTACGTGCTGGGCACCAACGGCTACATCACCGACGACTTCGGGCCGGTATACCGGGCCGTCATCGCCTTCAAACGACACCAGCCGGTGTACAACGAGAACTTCAGCTACGTCGATCCGCATTACATCTATCCACCCGGCGGCACACTGCTGCTCTCCCCGTTCGGATATCTGCCCGTTGACGCGTCGCGGTACTGGTTCATCAGCATCAACGCCGTCGCCATCGTGATCGCGGCCTACTTCCTGCTGCGGCTGTTCAACTTCACGCTGGCCTCCGTGGCCGCGCCTGCGCTACTACTGGCCATGTTCTGCACCGAGAGTGTCACCAACACACTGGTTTTCACCAACATCAACGGCGTCATGCTGCTGCTCGAGGTGCTGTTCTTCCGCTGGCTACTGAATGGGAACGCGAAGTCCGATTGGCTGGCCGGTGTCGCGATCGGGCTGACACTGGTGATCAAACCGCTGCTGTTACCGCTGTTGTTGTTGCCGCTACTCAACCGGCAGTGGCGGGTGTTCGTGGCTGCTATCGGCATCCCCGCGTTCTTCAACGCGGTAGCGATGTTCGGCCCGCACAAGGTCAGGATCGTCGACGGTTGGGACTACTTGCGGCGCACCGTGAAATACCTGGGTGAAACCCGCGATTACTTCAACAGCTCCATTGCCGGAAACGCGGTGTACTACGGGCTTCCCGCACCCTTGACCGCCCTGCTGCGCGTCGCGTTCCTACTGATCGCCCTGGTGAGTGTGTGGCTCCTCTACAAGTACTACCGCCGCCGCGACCCCAGGTTCTGGGCGCTGACCACCGGTGGTGTGGTGCTGACGGCCTCGTTCCTGTTGCTGGGGCTGGGGCAGGGCTACTACTCGATGGCGCTGTTCCCGTTCGTGATGACGATCGTGCTGCCCAATTCGGTGTTGCGGAACTGGCCGGCCTGGCTGGCGATCTACGGGTTCTTCTCCATGGACCGCTGGCTGCTGGTGCATTGGCCCACCACGGGCCGCGCCCTGGAATATCTGAAGATCACCTACGGATGGTGCTTGCTGCTGATCGTCGTAATGATGGTGCTGGTGCTTCGGTATCGGGATGCCAAGGCCGCTGGCACACTGGATAGCGGGCTAGATCCAGACTGGATGAGCGCGGCGATAGGCACTAAGGAGTCAGCGGACGATGACGACATCGAACGACCCGAAGGTGAATCTGACCGACGAGCAGTGGCGGGAGCGGCTGACTCCTGACGAGTTCGCGGTGCTGCGCCGCGCCGGCACCGAACGCCCTTTCGTCGGTGAATACACCGACACCAAGACCGAGGGCGTGTACGCCTGCCGAGCATGCGGGGCCGAACTATTCCGCAGCACCGAGAAGTTCGAATCCCATTGCGGCTGGCCGTCGTTCTTCGACCCGACCAACTCGGACGCGGTGATCCTGAAGCCGGACAAGTCGCTGGGCATGCGTCGCGTCGAGGTGCTGTGCGCCAACTGCCACAGCCACCTGGGGCACGTATTCGAGGGCGAGGGATATCCCACGCCCACCGATCAGCGCTACTGCATCAACTCCATCTCGCTGCGCCTGCAGCCCGCCGAAACCTAGGTTGGGGCGGTTTCGTCTCGCACAAATTCGCCATAACCTCGGTCTCGGCGAAATGGTCTAGGGCAGGCGGGCGACGAGTTCCTCGGCGGAGACCCGCGGGCCGGTGAAGAACGGCGTCTCCTCGCGCACATGCAACCGTGCCTCGGTGGCACGCAGGTCGCGCATCAGGTCGACGATGCGATACAGCTCGGGTGCCTCGAAGGCCAGCAGCCACTCGTAGTCGCCGAGTGCGAAGGCGGGCACGGTGTTGGCACGCACATCCTTGTAGGCACGCGCGGCGATACCGTGATCGGCGAGCATCTTGCGCCGCTCCTCATCGGGCAGCAGGTACCAATCGTAGGAGCGCACAAAGGGATACACGCAGATGTAGGCGCCGGGCTCCTCCCCCGCGAGAAACGCCGGGATGTGGCTCTTGTTGAACTCGGCGGGCCGGTGCAGGGCCGCATTGCTCCATACCGGGGTGCTGGCCCGGCCCAGGGCGGTGGTGCGGCGGAAATCGCTGTACAGCGCCTGCAGCTTCTCGATGGACTCGGCGTGCGACCAGATCATGAAGTCGGCGTCGGCGCGCAGGCCTGCCACGTCGTAGATGCCACGAACCACGACACCATCGTCCTCATGCCGTTTGATCAGGGTGGCCACCTCGTCGGCGGCACCGTCGCGGTCCTCGCCCAACCCTCCTTCGCGCACCTGGAACACCGAGAACATCAGGTAGCGAATGGTCGAGTTGAGGGTGTCGAAATCGAGGCTAGCCATGCCCCCATCGTGCCACGCTGTCCTGTGCCGCTCGAGAGGCGGAGGACACACAAGCCGGTACTCCGATGCCATCCAGGTACGAGCCGGCCACGGCGATCCCCGGCGGCAACCCGCCGCGGATGACGTCGGCGACGTCGGCGTGGCCGGGTCCGTACTGCGGCATGGCGTCGATCCATCGGGCCAGTGCCGTATCGA
This window encodes:
- a CDS encoding FkbM family methyltransferase, which produces MTRRVTAFGEIRDAVVGQGLRTLARTTPWVETELVGIAQVVKPGDVCLDVGAAAGFYTAELARLVGADGLVYSLEPLRFAHATSSAALGLRSAQNVRRHAVALGTNPGEQVMSVPLRNGKPITGRSFVDAGADGLGSNAEFDEHIRVVVDTETFDGFCDRLSIKRIDFVKIDVEGAELDVLVSGEKTLERTRPAMMLEVEDRHMERFGRTAEDIVAWFTARDYRMSVWSADSWRPVDKVTETFRNYLFQPR
- a CDS encoding GNAT family N-acetyltransferase; its protein translation is MPIQVSTATAADSAEVAAVAARTFPLACPPSSTPEDIAAFIAANLSTSNFDEYIREHRVLAARENDVIVGYAMLVDGVAEDPDVQRAVTLRPAMQLSKMYVLPEFHQAGVAGALMDAALTEAAARGATGVWLGVNQENERAQRFYAKHGFNRSGTKTFQVGERLEKDYVMQRVIENSVAAPR
- the zapE gene encoding cell division protein ZapE, encoding MTDPQSGAALTLQHLADRHPTVSNERLIAQLVPPPTFTSVSFDSYRPDPNEPTQAAAVESCRAFAQEATTRRAGKKKLFGKREVLPGVGIYLDGGFGVGKTHLLASIYHTVPGPKAFASFGELTQVAGVFGFLECIELLSDYTVVCIDEFELDDPGNTTLVSRLLSELVARGVSIAATSNTLPEQLGEGRFAAQDFLREINTLSAIFNTVRVEGPDYRHRDLPPAPEPHTDDELRELAASIDGATFDQFDDLCRHLASMHPSRYLTLIEGVTAVFIAGVEQVHDQAVALRIVALTDRLYDAGIPVEASGAKLDTIFDDEMVAGGFRKKYLRATSRLLALSAAPLPSSL
- a CDS encoding pyrimidine reductase family protein; its protein translation is MADSDGEQVIRGPAGIQLTQLTTGAPADPSELADLYDYPDGNALCVRANMIGSLDGAATMTGLSGGLGGDGDRAVFAAMRANADVILVGAGTVRAERYHGAHLPVGLRQRRQARGQGEVPVIAVVTGSGTVDPSTPLFTESEIAPIVVTTASGAANVASRVSGAQVLVAEHAGKVDLRAALAELHRRGLSRVLCEGGPSLLGTLLAAELVDELCLTVAPTTVGGGGARIVSSPTEVLTSWRRVLLLADADGYLFTRHVRA
- a CDS encoding alpha/beta hydrolase; this encodes MRARLTGAMAVAVILAGCAPGPSAGPHFAMDEGHGNVGPATTAPPDGPPSIDKPKVDLSWQDCTREVLGSANITTSPTFTLECAEYKAPLDPINGAPGSVTLGAVRAKTSQTPADAGPLVFTTGSDLPSSVQLATWLNGPGAQVLKQRPVVAVDRRGIGRSDAITCRDTWDLRDMRDLAQNRGGDDPVASLGKIVETATTNCTDTISPGDSAYNDAHAAEDLEALRAQWDVPNLALLGIGSGARVALAYAGSHPNKVARLMLDSPVAADITAEAAAEQRLKGQQSAFDAFAAQCVANNCPLGPDPAGAVGDLLNRAQNGGLPWSRATVVRAITTALAYPVGDGTAVVQNLANALNAARGPDSGALTPLVDRANALRDSDGQFVNSCSDSLARPTPDRVRELVVAWGKQYPLFGRTSALELVNCLQWPSGSKPNPPQDLKINVLILGGQHDPISGSEGVSATAAVIINAKAASKRVMWQGIGHGAIVYTGCAQPPALAYLNDGKLPETDTFCPA
- a CDS encoding glycosyltransferase family 87 protein; amino-acid sequence: MVSVDTFISGFKNSLKPPTAPPSVATILRSVLWPVAIMSIIHRAYVLGTNGYITDDFGPVYRAVIAFKRHQPVYNENFSYVDPHYIYPPGGTLLLSPFGYLPVDASRYWFISINAVAIVIAAYFLLRLFNFTLASVAAPALLLAMFCTESVTNTLVFTNINGVMLLLEVLFFRWLLNGNAKSDWLAGVAIGLTLVIKPLLLPLLLLPLLNRQWRVFVAAIGIPAFFNAVAMFGPHKVRIVDGWDYLRRTVKYLGETRDYFNSSIAGNAVYYGLPAPLTALLRVAFLLIALVSVWLLYKYYRRRDPRFWALTTGGVVLTASFLLLGLGQGYYSMALFPFVMTIVLPNSVLRNWPAWLAIYGFFSMDRWLLVHWPTTGRALEYLKITYGWCLLLIVVMMVLVLRYRDAKAAGTLDSGLDPDWMSAAIGTKESADDDDIERPEGESDRRAVAGAADS